Proteins encoded within one genomic window of Sphingomonas cannabina:
- the hutH gene encoding histidine ammonia-lyase has translation MHDIILTPGAVPLADWRAIYRGAGLRLSPDCASRIAESATAVDRILGKSAPVYGINTGFGKLASVRIADADLATLQRNIVLSHAAGVGEPTPAPVVRLMLALKLASLAQGASGVRPETVALLEAMLARDLLPVVPCQGSVGASGDLAPLAHMAAAMIGVGDMLVAGERRPATEALQAAGLKPLELGPKEGLALLNGTQFSCSYALAGLFEAETLFQAALVTGALSTEAAKGTDTPFDPRIHALRRHAGQISVAEALRALMAGSAIRASHVENDPRVQDPYCLRCQPQVMGAALDVLRQAAATLAIEANGVSDNPLIFPESDEALSGGNFHAEPVAFAADMIALAICEIGSIAERRIAMLVDPALSGLPAFLTPRPGLNSGFMIPQVTAAALVSENKQRAHPASVDSIPTSANQEDHVSMAAHGARRLLAMAANAQAVIGIELLAAAQACDFHQGLASSTMLEAARALVRCEVPHLEDDRYFHPEIEHATALVRGGALAEAVGLPLPGLVA, from the coding sequence ATGCACGACATCATCCTGACCCCCGGCGCGGTCCCCCTCGCCGACTGGCGCGCCATCTACCGCGGCGCGGGCCTCCGCCTCTCCCCCGACTGCGCCTCCCGCATCGCCGAGAGCGCCACGGCGGTCGACCGCATCCTGGGGAAGAGCGCGCCGGTTTACGGCATCAACACCGGCTTCGGTAAGCTGGCGAGCGTCCGCATCGCCGACGCCGACCTCGCCACCCTCCAGCGCAACATCGTGCTCAGCCACGCCGCCGGCGTCGGCGAGCCCACCCCCGCGCCCGTCGTTCGCCTGATGCTGGCGCTCAAGCTCGCCAGCCTCGCCCAGGGCGCCTCCGGCGTGCGGCCGGAGACGGTGGCGCTGCTCGAAGCGATGCTCGCCCGCGACCTGCTACCGGTGGTCCCGTGCCAGGGATCAGTGGGCGCCAGCGGCGACCTCGCCCCGCTGGCGCACATGGCTGCAGCGATGATCGGCGTCGGCGATATGCTGGTGGCCGGGGAACGCCGGCCCGCCACGGAAGCGCTACAGGCCGCCGGCCTCAAGCCGCTGGAGCTCGGCCCCAAGGAGGGGCTGGCGCTGCTCAACGGCACGCAATTCTCTTGCAGCTATGCCCTCGCCGGCCTGTTCGAGGCGGAGACGCTGTTCCAGGCCGCGCTCGTCACCGGCGCACTCTCGACCGAGGCGGCCAAGGGCACCGACACCCCCTTCGACCCGCGTATCCATGCGCTCCGCCGCCACGCCGGCCAGATCTCGGTCGCCGAGGCGCTGCGGGCGCTGATGGCCGGATCGGCGATCCGCGCCTCGCACGTCGAGAACGACCCGCGTGTGCAGGACCCCTATTGCCTGCGCTGCCAGCCGCAGGTGATGGGCGCGGCGCTCGATGTGCTGCGTCAGGCGGCGGCGACGCTCGCGATCGAGGCGAACGGCGTCTCCGACAACCCGCTGATCTTCCCCGAGAGCGACGAGGCGCTGTCGGGCGGCAATTTCCATGCCGAGCCCGTCGCCTTCGCCGCCGACATGATCGCGCTGGCGATCTGCGAGATCGGATCGATCGCGGAGCGGCGCATCGCGATGCTGGTCGATCCCGCGCTGTCGGGCCTCCCCGCGTTCCTGACGCCGCGGCCGGGGCTCAACTCGGGCTTCATGATTCCGCAGGTGACGGCGGCGGCGCTGGTCTCCGAGAACAAACAGCGCGCCCATCCGGCCAGCGTCGATTCGATCCCGACCTCGGCCAATCAGGAGGATCATGTCTCGATGGCCGCGCACGGTGCGCGCCGGCTGTTGGCGATGGCGGCGAATGCGCAGGCGGTGATCGGCATCGAGCTACTCGCGGCGGCGCAGGCGTGCGATTTCCACCAGGGTCTCGCCTCCTCGACGATGCTGGAGGCGGCGCGGGCGCTGGTGCGGTGCGAGGTGCCGCACCTGGAGGACGACCGCTACTTCCATCCGGAGATCGAACACGCGACCGCGTTGGTGCGCGGTGGAGCATTGGCCGAGGCGGTGGGGCTGCCCCTGCCGGGACTGGTAGCATGA
- the hutG gene encoding N-formylglutamate deformylase, translating into MTDWLEVTRGEAPLLVGLPHTGIELPDGLADRFASPWLARRDADWWIERLYDFTADLGATVVRTRVSRSVIDVNRDPSGVSLYPGQATTELCPTTTFDGEPLYVDALPDADEIARRRATWFDPYHAALSVEIERLHERHPHVVLYDAHSIRSRIPRLFEGELPQFNIGTNGGITCDPALADAVLAICAATGLTHVRNGRFRGGWTTRHYGRPDRGVHAIQMELACRGYMGEPDRPDETNWPSPYDPTLAAPMRATLTDILKACLAFASSRSRR; encoded by the coding sequence ATGACCGACTGGCTGGAGGTGACGCGTGGCGAGGCGCCGCTGTTGGTCGGCCTCCCGCATACCGGCATCGAGCTGCCGGACGGTCTGGCCGACAGGTTCGCCTCGCCATGGCTGGCTCGGCGCGATGCCGACTGGTGGATCGAGCGCCTCTACGACTTCACGGCCGATCTAGGCGCGACCGTCGTGCGGACGCGCGTTTCGCGCAGCGTGATCGACGTCAACCGCGATCCGAGCGGCGTGTCGCTCTACCCGGGACAGGCGACGACCGAGCTTTGCCCGACGACTACGTTCGATGGCGAGCCGCTCTATGTCGATGCTCTCCCGGATGCGGATGAGATCGCCCGGCGCCGCGCGACATGGTTCGATCCCTATCATGCCGCACTCTCCGTCGAGATCGAGCGCCTGCACGAACGGCATCCGCATGTCGTGCTCTATGACGCCCATTCGATCCGCAGCCGCATTCCGCGTCTGTTCGAAGGCGAGCTGCCGCAGTTCAACATCGGCACCAATGGTGGCATCACCTGCGATCCCGCCCTGGCCGACGCGGTGCTGGCGATCTGCGCCGCGACCGGCCTCACGCACGTTCGCAATGGCCGGTTTCGCGGCGGCTGGACCACGCGGCATTACGGCCGGCCGGATCGCGGCGTCCATGCGATCCAGATGGAGCTGGCTTGCCGCGGCTACATGGGCGAGCCCGACCGGCCCGACGAAACCAACTGGCCTTCCCCCTACGACCCCACCCTCGCCGCGCCGATGCGCGCCACACTTACCGACATCCTGAAGGCCTGCCTCGCCTTCGCCAGCAGCAGGAGCCGCCGATGA
- the hutU gene encoding urocanate hydratase → MTRLDNSRTIRPATGPERSAKSWLTEAPLRMLMNNLHPDVAERPEELVVYGGIGRAARDWESFDRIVEVLRRLEDNETLLVQSGKPVGVFRTHEDAPRVLIANSNLVPHWATWEHFHELDRAGLAMYGQMTAGSWIYIGTQGIVQGTYETFVEMGRQHYGGDLSGRWLLTAGLGGMGGAQPLAAVMAGASCLAIECQPSRIEMRLRTGYLDRRADTIDEALAIIEESCAAKRPTSVGLLGNAAEILPELYRRGVRPDLLTDQTSAHDPVNGYLPAGWTVAEWTEKREREPDAVAKAAKASMATHVRAMLDFQAAGVPTVDYGNNIRQVAKDEGVADAFAFPGFVPAYIRPLFCRGVGPFRWAALSGDPEDIYRTDARVKELLPDNAHLHRWLDMAKERIRFQGLPARICWVGLGDRHRLGLAFNDMVAKGELKAPVVIGRDHLDSGSVASPNRETEAMRDGSDAVSDWPLLNALLNTASGATWVSLHHGGGVGMGYSQHAGMVIVADGTEAAARRLERVLWNDPASGVMRHADAGYEAAIACAREKGLDLPSLSG, encoded by the coding sequence ATGACCCGCCTCGACAACAGCCGCACCATCCGCCCCGCCACCGGCCCCGAACGATCGGCGAAGAGCTGGCTGACCGAAGCGCCGCTCCGGATGCTGATGAACAACCTCCACCCCGACGTCGCCGAGCGGCCGGAGGAGCTGGTCGTCTACGGTGGCATCGGCCGCGCCGCACGCGACTGGGAGAGCTTCGACCGCATCGTCGAGGTACTGCGCCGGCTGGAGGATAACGAGACCCTGCTCGTCCAGTCGGGCAAGCCGGTCGGCGTGTTCCGCACGCACGAGGACGCGCCGCGCGTGCTGATCGCCAATTCCAACCTGGTGCCGCACTGGGCGACCTGGGAGCATTTCCACGAGCTCGATCGCGCCGGGCTCGCTATGTACGGCCAGATGACCGCGGGGTCGTGGATCTACATCGGCACGCAGGGCATCGTTCAGGGCACCTACGAGACCTTCGTCGAGATGGGGCGGCAGCATTATGGCGGCGACCTGTCGGGCCGCTGGCTGCTGACCGCCGGCCTCGGCGGCATGGGCGGCGCGCAGCCGCTCGCGGCGGTGATGGCCGGCGCCTCCTGCCTCGCGATCGAATGCCAGCCGAGCCGTATCGAGATGCGCCTGCGCACCGGCTATCTCGACCGGCGCGCCGATACGATCGACGAGGCGTTGGCGATCATCGAGGAGTCCTGCGCGGCGAAGCGCCCGACGTCGGTCGGCCTGCTCGGCAACGCCGCCGAGATCCTGCCCGAGCTCTACCGCCGCGGCGTCCGGCCCGACCTGCTCACCGACCAGACCTCCGCGCACGATCCGGTCAACGGCTATCTCCCCGCCGGCTGGACCGTCGCCGAATGGACCGAGAAGCGCGAACGCGAGCCCGATGCGGTGGCGAAGGCGGCCAAGGCATCGATGGCGACCCACGTCCGCGCGATGCTCGACTTCCAGGCGGCGGGCGTGCCCACGGTCGACTATGGCAACAACATCCGCCAGGTCGCCAAGGACGAGGGCGTCGCCGACGCCTTCGCCTTCCCCGGCTTCGTGCCCGCTTATATCCGCCCGCTGTTCTGCCGCGGCGTCGGCCCGTTCCGCTGGGCGGCGCTCTCAGGCGATCCCGAGGACATCTACCGCACCGATGCCAGGGTGAAGGAGCTGCTCCCCGACAACGCCCATCTCCACCGCTGGCTCGACATGGCGAAGGAGCGGATCAGGTTCCAGGGCCTGCCCGCGCGCATCTGCTGGGTGGGCCTGGGCGACCGCCACCGACTCGGCCTCGCCTTCAACGATATGGTCGCGAAGGGCGAGCTCAAGGCGCCGGTGGTGATCGGCCGCGATCACCTCGATTCCGGCTCGGTCGCCAGCCCCAACCGCGAGACCGAGGCGATGCGCGACGGATCGGACGCGGTCAGCGACTGGCCGCTGCTCAACGCCCTCCTCAACACCGCCAGCGGCGCAACCTGGGTGTCGCTCCACCACGGCGGCGGCGTCGGCATGGGCTATTCGCAGCACGCCGGCATGGTGATCGTCGCAGACGGGACCGAGGCGGCCGCGCGCCGGCTGGAGCGGGTGCTGTGGAACGACCCGGCCAGCGGCGTGATGCGCCACGCCGACGCCGGCTACGAGGCCGCGATCGCCTGCGCACGCGAGAAGGGGCTCGACCTGCCGTCACTGTCCGGCTGA
- a CDS encoding TonB-dependent receptor → MVILRVAMLAGASVSVLAGSAHAQQLEDAEDIVVTGDRTDRTLRQTASSVSVATGADVDRMGGAYSTDDVIGRIPNVVTARPSSSAPAIRGIDGTGPAVGGDAFFGGTRPRVNFQVDNRTLTFNETIYLDGLLWDIQQIEVYRGPQSTLQGRNAIGGVVAVKTVDPGFAWSGKARAVVGEDRVRQYSGALGGPIVPDVLAFRVAADWRTERSFVDFEPYTARREGISTETREIDDPERSRSLMLRGKLLFTPSPDVRALITVSHTDAYAPQAMDVLRPFDRHEASYPAMPRFRTRADVLVADTDFRIADGLSFAFLGTATDFRVQRLAALNDGNALIDGREYTAEPRLRFGSAEDRLSGFIAGLVYRTHQDEAIDLFAGGIFHDRTHTNAVFGELVFKATPKIDLTLGARYEAEERDRIGGAGIFAIDFHRTFKAFLPRATVAVRASDNVTIGATVGRGYNAGGAGFSYEPPFQPYVYDKETVTNYEGFVRSTLAGGRLDLRANVFFNDYRGLQLPFDLNPDPAIFSYVIRNAGRATTYGAEVESRYRALDGLTLFANAGLLKTKVNRYDDPAIQGNELPRAPAFSLNAGVLAQPVAPLELSFDIRYTDAYFSDAINDARGKTRPYTIANAQIGWRTGPTRLFVAASNLFDTTDVVRLSPGSTYAQDVATISRPRRVTAGVELAF, encoded by the coding sequence ATGGTGATTCTGCGCGTGGCAATGCTGGCCGGGGCAAGTGTGTCCGTTCTCGCCGGATCGGCTCATGCGCAGCAGCTGGAGGACGCCGAGGACATCGTGGTGACTGGCGACCGCACCGACCGCACCTTGCGGCAGACCGCGTCGAGCGTCTCGGTCGCGACCGGGGCGGACGTCGACCGGATGGGCGGCGCCTACAGCACTGACGACGTGATCGGCCGCATCCCCAACGTCGTCACGGCGCGGCCGTCGAGCAGCGCGCCGGCGATCCGCGGCATCGACGGCACCGGACCGGCGGTGGGCGGCGACGCCTTCTTCGGCGGCACCCGCCCCCGCGTGAACTTCCAGGTCGACAACCGCACGTTGACCTTCAACGAGACCATCTATCTCGACGGCCTGTTGTGGGACATCCAGCAGATCGAGGTCTACCGCGGACCGCAATCGACGCTGCAGGGGCGTAACGCGATCGGCGGCGTCGTCGCGGTGAAGACGGTCGATCCCGGCTTCGCCTGGAGCGGCAAGGCACGCGCGGTGGTCGGCGAGGACCGGGTCCGCCAATATTCGGGCGCGCTAGGCGGCCCGATCGTGCCGGACGTGCTCGCCTTCCGCGTCGCGGCCGACTGGCGGACCGAGCGGTCGTTCGTCGACTTCGAGCCCTATACGGCCCGTCGCGAAGGAATCTCGACGGAGACCAGGGAGATCGACGATCCCGAGCGCAGCCGCTCGCTGATGCTGCGCGGCAAGCTGCTGTTCACGCCCTCGCCCGACGTGCGGGCGCTCATCACCGTCTCGCACACCGATGCCTATGCGCCCCAGGCGATGGACGTCCTCCGGCCGTTCGACCGGCATGAGGCGTCCTACCCGGCGATGCCGCGGTTCCGCACGCGCGCCGACGTGCTGGTCGCCGATACCGACTTCCGCATCGCCGACGGCCTGTCCTTCGCATTCCTCGGAACCGCGACCGATTTCCGCGTCCAGCGCCTCGCCGCGCTGAACGACGGCAATGCGCTGATCGACGGTCGCGAATATACCGCGGAGCCGCGGCTGCGCTTCGGCTCCGCGGAGGATCGCCTCTCCGGCTTCATCGCCGGGCTGGTCTATCGCACCCATCAGGACGAGGCGATCGACCTGTTCGCAGGCGGCATCTTCCACGACCGTACCCACACCAACGCGGTGTTCGGCGAACTGGTGTTCAAGGCGACGCCGAAGATCGACCTGACGCTCGGCGCCCGCTACGAGGCCGAGGAGCGCGACCGCATTGGCGGCGCGGGCATCTTCGCGATCGATTTCCATCGCACCTTCAAGGCTTTCCTGCCCCGCGCCACGGTAGCGGTGCGCGCGAGCGACAATGTCACGATCGGCGCGACGGTCGGGCGTGGCTACAACGCCGGCGGCGCCGGCTTCAGCTACGAGCCGCCGTTCCAGCCCTATGTCTACGACAAGGAGACGGTGACCAATTACGAAGGTTTCGTCCGCAGCACGCTGGCCGGCGGGCGTCTGGACCTGCGCGCGAACGTCTTCTTCAACGACTATCGCGGGCTGCAGCTGCCGTTCGATCTCAATCCGGACCCGGCGATCTTCTCCTACGTCATCCGCAATGCCGGGCGCGCCACCACCTACGGCGCGGAAGTGGAATCGCGCTACCGGGCGCTCGACGGCCTGACGCTGTTCGCCAACGCCGGCCTCCTCAAGACCAAGGTCAACCGCTACGACGACCCCGCGATCCAGGGGAACGAGCTGCCGCGCGCGCCAGCCTTCTCGCTCAACGCGGGGGTGCTGGCGCAGCCGGTCGCGCCGCTCGAGCTGTCGTTCGACATCCGCTACACTGACGCCTATTTCTCCGACGCGATCAACGACGCCCGCGGCAAGACCAGGCCCTACACCATCGCCAATGCGCAGATCGGCTGGCGGACCGGGCCGACGCGACTGTTCGTCGCGGCCTCCAACCTGTTCGACACCACCGACGTGGTGCGGCTGTCGCCGGGCTCGACCTATGCCCAGGACGTCGCGACCATCTCCCGCCCCCGCCGCGTGACCGCCGGCGTCGAGCTGGCCTTCTGA
- a CDS encoding PepSY-associated TM helix domain-containing protein — translation MTRNATRRWYLVHKWTSIVCTAFLLMFCITGLPLIFHHEIDELTRAPQLAQTAAGRTIDLDQVTRDTLAKQPPGWKMLFLSWDDEKPLIYSVVAPSLNATQDQAKILLYDARDGRTVDAPPVNEGVMAFLLELHSQLLLGIPGQLFLGLIGVVFLVAVVSGVVVYAPFMRKLAFGTVRKDRSRRLKWLDTHNMVGIVTLGWVSVVGLTGFIITMTTPITAIWQMDELAELAAPYKDAAVPTRLASVNGAVATAKAAVPEGRVSFVAWPGTQFSTKHHYMVAFAGNTPLTERLIKPAMVDAESGRLSDVREMPWYVQALFLSVPLHFGDYGGMPLKIIWALLDIAAIVVLVTGLYLWLGRRRVPIEKRINELTSGGVMEPAE, via the coding sequence ATGACCCGCAACGCCACCCGCCGCTGGTATCTGGTCCACAAATGGACCAGCATCGTCTGCACCGCCTTCCTGCTGATGTTCTGCATCACCGGGCTGCCGCTGATCTTCCATCACGAGATCGACGAGCTGACCCGCGCGCCCCAGCTCGCGCAGACAGCCGCCGGTAGGACGATCGACCTCGACCAAGTCACCCGCGACACGCTCGCCAAGCAGCCGCCCGGCTGGAAGATGCTGTTCCTGAGCTGGGACGACGAGAAGCCGCTGATCTACTCCGTCGTCGCCCCGTCGCTGAACGCGACGCAGGACCAGGCGAAGATCCTGCTCTACGACGCCCGCGACGGCCGGACGGTCGACGCGCCGCCGGTCAACGAAGGCGTGATGGCCTTCCTGCTCGAGCTCCACTCGCAGCTGCTGCTCGGCATCCCCGGCCAGCTGTTCCTCGGCCTGATCGGCGTGGTCTTCCTCGTCGCGGTGGTGTCGGGCGTGGTCGTCTACGCTCCCTTCATGCGCAAGCTCGCTTTCGGCACGGTCCGCAAGGACCGCAGCCGCCGCCTCAAGTGGCTCGACACGCACAACATGGTCGGGATCGTCACGCTCGGCTGGGTGAGCGTGGTCGGCCTCACCGGCTTCATCATCACCATGACCACGCCGATCACCGCGATCTGGCAGATGGACGAGCTCGCCGAGCTGGCGGCGCCCTACAAGGACGCTGCGGTTCCGACCCGGCTTGCGTCGGTCAACGGCGCGGTGGCCACTGCGAAGGCGGCGGTCCCTGAAGGTAGGGTCAGCTTCGTCGCCTGGCCGGGCACGCAGTTCAGCACCAAGCATCACTATATGGTCGCCTTCGCCGGCAACACGCCGCTCACCGAACGGCTGATCAAGCCGGCGATGGTCGATGCCGAGAGCGGCAGGCTCAGCGATGTGCGCGAGATGCCCTGGTACGTCCAGGCGCTGTTCCTGTCGGTGCCGCTCCATTTCGGCGACTATGGCGGGATGCCGCTCAAGATCATCTGGGCGCTGCTCGACATCGCCGCGATCGTGGTGCTGGTGACCGGCCTCTACCTGTGGCTCGGCCGGCGGCGCGTGCCGATCGAGAAGCGGATCAACGAGCTGACCAGCGGCGGCGTGATGGAGCCGGCGGAATGA
- a CDS encoding peptide ABC transporter permease, whose amino-acid sequence MPTEPEEKPVHISAEDARGGEIILRSRARRAVFLAGLVGMVVLAILLVLAGVAHWRG is encoded by the coding sequence ATGCCGACGGAGCCCGAAGAGAAGCCGGTCCATATCTCCGCCGAGGATGCGCGCGGCGGCGAGATCATCCTCAGGAGCCGCGCCCGGCGCGCGGTCTTCCTTGCCGGATTGGTCGGCATGGTGGTGCTCGCGATCCTGCTCGTGCTCGCCGGCGTCGCGCATTGGCGCGGCTGA
- the purT gene encoding formate-dependent phosphoribosylglycinamide formyltransferase: MAFTAKLMLLGSGELGKEFVISAKRLGCYVVACDSYAGAPAMQVADEAEVFSMLDPELLRVAIDRHRPDFIVPELEAIRTEVLAEVEERGLNVVPSARATVMTMNRDRIREVAAAELGLTTSRYRYAESLDEVRAGAAHTGLPCVIKPVMSSSGKGQTTVRREEDLAAAWDYAVANMRGDRRRVIVEEFVDFDYEITLLTVRSREGVSFCPPIGHRQERGDYQESWQPAAMSAGALAAAQEMARKVVDDLGGYGIFGVEFFVRGEEVIFSELSPRPHDTGMVTLISQNLSEFDLHARAVLGLPVPEVRLRGPSASAVILAEQDASDYVVEGLADALAVPGGEVDVRIFAKPTMRPHRRMGVALALAEGIGEARRVAGEAAAKVRLLPAGEIA, from the coding sequence ATGGCGTTCACGGCGAAGCTGATGCTGTTGGGGTCGGGCGAGCTCGGCAAGGAGTTCGTCATCTCCGCAAAGCGGCTCGGCTGCTATGTCGTCGCCTGCGACAGCTATGCCGGCGCCCCGGCGATGCAGGTGGCGGACGAGGCCGAGGTGTTCTCGATGCTCGATCCCGAGCTGCTGCGCGTCGCGATCGACCGCCATCGGCCCGATTTCATCGTTCCCGAGCTGGAGGCGATCCGTACCGAGGTGCTGGCGGAGGTCGAGGAGCGCGGCCTGAACGTGGTGCCCTCGGCGCGTGCGACGGTCATGACCATGAACCGTGACCGCATCCGCGAGGTCGCCGCGGCCGAGCTGGGGCTCACCACCTCGCGCTATCGCTATGCCGAGAGCCTGGACGAGGTACGGGCGGGCGCGGCGCATACCGGTCTCCCTTGCGTGATCAAGCCGGTGATGTCCTCGTCCGGCAAGGGGCAGACGACGGTGCGGCGTGAGGAGGATCTCGCGGCCGCGTGGGACTATGCCGTCGCCAACATGCGCGGCGACCGGCGGCGGGTGATCGTCGAGGAGTTCGTCGACTTCGATTACGAGATCACGCTGCTCACCGTCCGCAGCCGCGAAGGCGTCAGCTTCTGCCCGCCGATCGGACATCGCCAGGAGCGCGGCGACTATCAGGAATCGTGGCAGCCGGCGGCGATGTCGGCCGGCGCGCTGGCGGCGGCGCAGGAGATGGCGCGCAAGGTGGTCGATGATCTCGGCGGCTACGGCATCTTCGGCGTCGAGTTCTTCGTGCGGGGGGAGGAGGTGATCTTCTCCGAGCTGTCGCCGCGTCCGCACGATACCGGCATGGTGACGCTGATCTCGCAGAACCTCAGCGAGTTCGACCTGCATGCGCGCGCCGTGCTGGGTCTGCCGGTTCCGGAGGTGCGGCTGCGCGGCCCTTCCGCCTCGGCGGTCATCCTGGCGGAGCAGGATGCGAGCGACTATGTCGTCGAGGGATTGGCCGACGCGCTGGCCGTGCCGGGCGGCGAGGTGGACGTGCGTATCTTCGCCAAGCCGACGATGCGTCCGCACCGGCGCATGGGCGTGGCGCTGGCGCTGGCGGAGGGTATCGGCGAAGCCCGCCGCGTCGCGGGCGAGGCGGCAGCGAAGGTGAGGCTGCTGCCGGCCGGCGAGATCGCCTGA
- a CDS encoding Crp/Fnr family transcriptional regulator has protein sequence MEILHERNPDMATLDGDTGREMAEQAVTRSPETQSAHRKEVSPGLRRLATLTSLDEAELIRIAFMAERTQRRVKARSELMREGDPIARPLLILSGWAARMRTLSNGRRQLLSLLLPGDLMGIGRGHQPVALSTIVALTDVAICHLPRQEELDPDSGLAAAYDLSRTLDDHYMLAQIMRLGRLTAYERIADFLLELYERLEPAGVARGGSFPMPLTQELMADAMGLTSVHVNRTLQALRREGVVTIGNSMATLHQPAALAEMVGHRVPIF, from the coding sequence ATGGAGATCCTGCACGAGCGCAATCCCGACATGGCGACCTTGGATGGTGATACCGGCCGCGAGATGGCGGAGCAGGCCGTCACCCGGTCCCCCGAAACGCAATCCGCTCATCGCAAGGAGGTGAGTCCGGGTCTCCGGCGACTGGCGACGCTGACCTCTCTCGACGAGGCCGAGCTGATCCGCATCGCTTTCATGGCCGAGCGCACGCAACGCAGGGTCAAGGCCCGGTCGGAGCTGATGCGGGAGGGTGATCCCATCGCGCGACCGCTGCTCATCCTGTCCGGCTGGGCCGCGCGGATGCGCACGCTCTCGAACGGGCGGCGGCAGCTTCTGAGCCTGCTGCTGCCCGGCGACCTGATGGGGATCGGGCGCGGACATCAGCCGGTCGCGCTCAGCACGATCGTCGCGCTGACGGATGTAGCGATTTGTCACCTTCCGCGTCAGGAGGAACTCGATCCCGACTCCGGCCTGGCGGCCGCCTATGACCTCAGCCGCACGCTCGACGATCATTATATGCTCGCGCAGATCATGCGGCTGGGGCGCCTTACCGCCTACGAGCGGATCGCGGACTTCCTGCTGGAGCTGTACGAGCGGCTCGAGCCAGCCGGCGTCGCCCGCGGAGGCAGTTTCCCGATGCCGCTCACCCAGGAACTGATGGCGGACGCGATGGGGCTGACCAGCGTCCATGTGAACCGCACGCTCCAGGCGCTCCGGCGCGAGGGGGTGGTGACGATCGGCAACAGCATGGCGACGCTGCACCAGCCGGCCGCGCTGGCCGAGATGGTGGGGCATCGCGTGCCGATCTTCTGA
- the pncB gene encoding nicotinate phosphoribosyltransferase has translation MAVTDIATRTYNHGFRLDPIVRSLLDTDFYKFLMLQMIRHLHPDVQATFSLINRTRSVRLAEVIDERELREQLDHARTVRFTNKELIWLAGNSFYGRQQMFAPDFIAWLRDFRLPDYELRAVDGQYELTFDGPWTHTTMWEIPALAIVNELRSRAAMRGKGRFALDVLYARAKAKLWDKVERLRQLSDLMLSDFGTRRRHGFLWQRWCVEALKEGLGERFIGTSNVLLAMDNDLEAIGTNAHELPMVLAALAEDDAGVAAAPYRVLEEWQAHYSGNLRVVLPDAFGTAAFLRDAPDWVADWTGFRPDSLPPIEAGEQIIAWWQARGRDPREKLLIFSDGMDVDTIEATWRHFHGRVRMSFGWGTNLTNDFRGCDPDGAAELEPISLVAKVTRANGRPAVKLSDNPAKATGDPDEIRRYLRIFGEEGRTEVGVRV, from the coding sequence ATGGCCGTCACCGACATCGCGACCCGCACCTACAACCACGGCTTCCGCCTCGACCCGATCGTCCGCAGCCTGCTCGACACCGATTTCTACAAATTCCTGATGTTGCAGATGATCCGGCACCTGCATCCGGATGTGCAGGCGACCTTCTCGCTCATCAACCGCACCAGGTCGGTCCGGCTCGCCGAGGTGATCGACGAACGCGAGCTGCGCGAGCAGCTCGACCATGCGCGCACCGTGCGCTTCACCAACAAGGAGCTGATCTGGCTCGCCGGCAACAGCTTCTACGGCCGCCAGCAGATGTTCGCGCCCGACTTCATCGCCTGGCTGCGCGACTTCCGCCTGCCCGACTATGAGCTGCGTGCGGTCGACGGCCAGTATGAGCTGACCTTCGACGGCCCCTGGACGCATACGACCATGTGGGAGATTCCCGCGCTCGCCATCGTCAACGAGCTCAGGTCGCGCGCGGCGATGCGCGGCAAGGGCCGTTTCGCGCTCGACGTGCTCTACGCCCGTGCCAAGGCGAAGCTGTGGGACAAGGTCGAGCGGCTGCGCCAGCTTTCCGACCTCATGCTCTCCGACTTCGGCACGCGGCGGCGGCATGGCTTCCTCTGGCAGCGCTGGTGCGTCGAGGCGCTGAAGGAAGGGCTCGGCGAGCGCTTCATCGGCACCTCCAACGTGCTGCTGGCGATGGACAACGACCTGGAGGCGATCGGCACCAACGCCCATGAGCTGCCGATGGTGCTCGCCGCGCTGGCCGAGGACGATGCCGGCGTCGCGGCGGCGCCCTATCGCGTGCTGGAGGAATGGCAGGCGCATTATTCCGGCAACCTGCGCGTGGTGCTGCCCGACGCGTTCGGTACCGCCGCCTTCCTGCGCGATGCGCCGGACTGGGTAGCCGACTGGACCGGCTTCCGCCCCGACAGCCTGCCGCCGATCGAGGCGGGCGAGCAGATCATCGCCTGGTGGCAGGCGCGCGGCCGCGATCCGCGCGAGAAGCTGCTGATCTTCTCCGACGGGATGGACGTCGACACGATCGAGGCGACCTGGCGCCATTTCCACGGTCGCGTCCGGATGAGCTTCGGCTGGGGCACCAACCTCACCAACGACTTCCGCGGCTGCGATCCCGACGGCGCCGCGGAACTGGAACCGATCTCGCTGGTGGCGAAGGTGACGCGGGCGAACGGCCGGCCGGCGGTGAAGCTTTCCGACAATCCCGCCAAGGCTACCGGTGATCCGGACGAGATTCGGCGCTATCTGAGGATCTTCGGCGAGGAAGGCAGGACGGAAGTCGGCGTCCGGGTCTAG